Proteins from one Mycobacterium sp. EPa45 genomic window:
- a CDS encoding SDR family NAD(P)-dependent oxidoreductase, whose translation MGYADELFDLTGRVVLVTGGSRGLGREMAMAAARCGADVIIASRKFDSCVATAKEIEAETGCTAMPYGVHVGRWDELDGLVQAVYDRFGKLDVLVNNAGMSPTYDKLTNVSEKLFDAVMNLNLKGPFRLSALVGERMVADGGGVIINVSTHGSLRPHPSFIPYAASKAGLNAMTEGLAAAFGPTVRVNTLMPGPFLTDISKAWDFGVENPFGRHALQRAGEPAEIIGAALFLMSDASSFTTGSIIRADGGIP comes from the coding sequence ATGGGTTACGCCGATGAGTTGTTCGATCTGACCGGTCGCGTAGTGCTGGTCACCGGCGGCAGCCGCGGCCTGGGCCGCGAGATGGCGATGGCGGCCGCGCGGTGCGGCGCAGACGTGATCATCGCCAGCCGCAAATTCGACTCCTGCGTGGCCACCGCCAAGGAGATCGAAGCCGAAACCGGCTGCACCGCAATGCCTTACGGCGTTCACGTCGGACGATGGGACGAGCTCGACGGGTTGGTGCAGGCGGTTTACGACCGGTTCGGCAAGCTCGACGTGCTGGTGAACAACGCCGGCATGTCACCGACCTACGACAAGCTCACCAACGTCAGCGAGAAGCTGTTCGACGCGGTGATGAACCTGAATCTGAAGGGGCCATTCCGGCTTTCGGCTCTGGTCGGTGAACGCATGGTCGCCGACGGGGGCGGGGTGATTATCAACGTCAGCACTCATGGTTCGTTGCGACCGCACCCGTCGTTCATTCCCTACGCGGCGTCGAAGGCCGGGCTGAACGCGATGACCGAGGGTCTGGCGGCGGCATTCGGGCCGACGGTGCGGGTCAACACGCTGATGCCAGGTCCGTTCCTCACCGACATCAGCAAGGCCTGGGACTTCGGTGTGGAGAATCCGTTCGGCAGACACGCCCTTCAACGCGCGGGCGAGCCAGCCGAAATCATCGGCGCCGCATTGTTCTTGATGTCCGACGCATCCAGCTTCACTACCGGCTCGATCATTCGCGCCGACGGTGGCATCCCCTAA
- a CDS encoding phosphotransferase family protein, which produces MTRTESPADLDTAVLGRWLDTQDAPGQGEEPIAEVLKGGSQNVLYRINRGGKRMVLRMPGPRADERRLNELLREIRLERALKGTDVPHAELIAADESGEVLGKPFYLMKEVDGWSPMEGGWESPFDTDLDARRELAFQLIEGAAKLGRVDWKAQGLEGFGKPDGFHDRQVDRWLSFLASFKVRELPGLDVASEWLRNNRPAHYTPGIMHGDYQFANVMYAHGAPGRLAAIVDWEMTTIGDPLLDVAWALLGYDGEHPKETGFYLPMDGMPTRSELLAHYEKISGLSTENIHYYLVLANWKLGIVLEKTYAAAVNGGKADPKVVEAFGAMVPDLIATAARLAQSGEAA; this is translated from the coding sequence ATGACGAGAACGGAAAGTCCCGCCGATCTGGACACCGCGGTACTCGGCCGATGGCTGGACACCCAGGACGCCCCGGGCCAGGGCGAGGAGCCCATCGCTGAGGTCCTCAAGGGCGGGTCACAGAACGTGCTCTACCGGATCAACCGCGGTGGCAAGCGCATGGTGCTGCGGATGCCCGGCCCCCGCGCGGACGAACGCCGTCTGAACGAACTGCTCCGCGAGATCCGCCTGGAACGCGCACTGAAGGGCACCGACGTGCCGCACGCCGAGTTGATCGCCGCCGACGAAAGCGGTGAAGTTCTGGGCAAGCCGTTCTATCTGATGAAAGAGGTCGACGGCTGGAGCCCGATGGAGGGCGGGTGGGAGTCCCCGTTCGACACCGACCTCGACGCCCGTCGCGAACTGGCCTTCCAGCTGATCGAGGGTGCGGCGAAGCTGGGCCGGGTGGACTGGAAGGCCCAGGGGCTTGAGGGGTTCGGAAAGCCGGACGGCTTCCACGACCGACAGGTGGATCGCTGGTTGTCGTTCCTGGCATCTTTCAAAGTGCGTGAACTGCCCGGCCTGGACGTCGCGTCGGAGTGGTTGCGCAACAACCGGCCCGCGCACTACACCCCGGGAATCATGCACGGGGACTACCAGTTCGCCAATGTCATGTACGCCCACGGGGCACCCGGACGGCTCGCCGCGATCGTCGACTGGGAGATGACCACCATCGGCGACCCGCTGCTCGACGTCGCGTGGGCGCTGCTCGGTTACGACGGGGAGCACCCGAAGGAGACCGGCTTCTACCTGCCGATGGACGGTATGCCCACCCGCAGTGAGCTGTTGGCGCATTACGAGAAGATCAGCGGGCTGTCGACCGAGAACATCCACTACTACCTGGTGCTGGCCAACTGGAAGCTGGGCATCGTCTTGGAGAAGACGTACGCCGCGGCGGTCAACGGTGGCAAGGCCGACCCGAAAGTGGTCGAGGCGTTCGGGGCGATGGTGCCCGATCTGATCGCCACCGCGGCACGGTTGGCGCAATCCGGCGAGGCGGCCTGA
- a CDS encoding acyl-CoA dehydrogenase family protein: MAWDFSTEPEFEEKLEWIRNFVRDEIEPLEVIFPSCEFLPLNEERRRIVDPLKQKVRDQGLWAPHLGPELGGQGFGAVKLTLINEILGRATWSSIIFGTQAPDTGNAEILARFGTEEQKQQYLTGLLSGEIFSTFSMTEPQGGSDPRVFTTRAVRDGDDWVINGRKYWSSNASVASFFIVVAITDPDVPVHTGASTFLVPADTPGVNIEATHHLVGSYSHDPGHSLVHYDNVRVPASAMLGDEGHGFHVAQSRLAGGRLHHAMRSIGVAQRAIDAMARRAKSRFTQGSLLADKQLIQEMVADSFVELTQFRLMVLYAAWLVDTGGERAAREAIAACKIQTASVLKSIGLRAIQVHGGLGLTDQMPLTSVLMGGITLGLADGPTEAHKVNLARQILKGYEPDDPVWPSEFLPNRIERAREKYGHLIDRIPALPVSP, from the coding sequence ATGGCCTGGGACTTTTCCACCGAACCGGAATTCGAGGAGAAGCTCGAGTGGATCCGGAACTTCGTCCGCGACGAGATCGAACCACTCGAAGTGATATTTCCCAGTTGCGAGTTCCTGCCGCTGAACGAGGAGCGCCGCAGGATCGTCGACCCGCTCAAGCAGAAGGTCCGCGACCAGGGCTTGTGGGCACCACACCTCGGACCCGAGCTGGGTGGCCAGGGTTTCGGGGCGGTCAAGCTCACGCTGATCAACGAAATCCTAGGCCGCGCAACGTGGTCGTCGATCATCTTCGGGACGCAGGCGCCCGATACCGGTAACGCCGAGATCCTCGCCCGGTTCGGCACCGAGGAGCAGAAGCAGCAGTACTTGACCGGGCTGCTGTCCGGGGAGATCTTCTCAACCTTCTCGATGACCGAACCGCAGGGCGGGTCCGATCCTCGGGTCTTCACCACCCGTGCGGTACGCGATGGTGACGACTGGGTGATCAATGGCCGCAAGTACTGGTCGTCGAACGCTTCGGTGGCGTCGTTCTTCATCGTCGTCGCGATCACTGATCCGGATGTGCCGGTGCACACGGGGGCGTCGACGTTCCTGGTCCCGGCCGACACCCCCGGGGTGAACATCGAGGCGACGCATCACCTGGTCGGCTCGTACTCCCACGATCCCGGCCACTCACTGGTCCACTACGACAACGTGCGGGTGCCGGCGTCGGCGATGCTCGGCGACGAGGGCCACGGCTTCCACGTCGCCCAGTCCCGGCTGGCCGGCGGGCGGCTCCATCACGCCATGCGCTCCATCGGCGTGGCCCAGCGGGCGATCGACGCGATGGCCCGGCGCGCGAAAAGCCGATTCACACAGGGAAGTCTGCTGGCCGACAAGCAGCTGATCCAGGAGATGGTCGCCGACTCCTTCGTCGAGCTGACCCAGTTCCGGCTGATGGTGTTGTATGCCGCCTGGCTGGTCGACACCGGTGGCGAGCGGGCCGCGCGGGAGGCAATCGCCGCCTGCAAGATCCAGACCGCCAGTGTGCTGAAGTCCATCGGCCTTCGGGCGATCCAAGTACACGGCGGCCTCGGCCTGACCGACCAGATGCCGTTGACCAGCGTCCTGATGGGCGGGATCACGCTGGGGCTGGCCGACGGACCGACCGAGGCGCACAAGGTCAACCTGGCCCGGCAGATCCTCAAGGGCTACGAGCCGGACGACCCGGTCTGGCCCAGCGAGTTCCTGCCCAACCGGATCGAGCGAGCGCGGGAGAAGTACGGCCATCTGATCGATCGCATTCCCGCGCTGCCTGTTTCGCCGTGA
- a CDS encoding acyl-CoA dehydrogenase family protein codes for MDFSQVELSREDEEFQRQVRADLAELVTAEVIEHDRQTGENFHEGLHLALAECGYLARDFYDEADGGFTAVQRRIWELELGRAHAPWFHWPTTMMVAKAVGKFADPDLVAELMPAVLSGHRRLCLGYTEPDGGSDVATCKTRAVRDGDGSTWVINGSKMFTSNAHNAQYVFLITNTDPQAPKHKSLTMFLVPLNSPGIEIQGIRTVDGDRTNITYYSDVRVDDKYRVGAVNGGWTVLRDALNAEHGTIERDNEGLQKLATMTEHILLTAEAVDRVAAVARVDDDAVAYRLGRAASRLEVALSAPAMSGRVSIAQTMRDIAPELMDILGTAASLPVGTTGAMDDGGAEYIFRLASPTGIYGGTLEIFRNMIAQQILGLGRPAYAPPVKAR; via the coding sequence GTGGACTTCTCCCAGGTTGAGCTCTCCCGCGAAGATGAAGAGTTCCAGCGTCAGGTGCGGGCGGATCTGGCCGAGCTGGTGACCGCCGAGGTCATTGAGCACGATCGGCAGACCGGTGAGAACTTCCACGAGGGCTTGCATCTGGCGCTCGCCGAATGCGGGTATCTGGCCAGGGACTTCTACGACGAGGCCGACGGCGGCTTCACGGCGGTGCAGCGCAGGATCTGGGAGCTGGAGCTCGGCCGCGCGCATGCCCCGTGGTTTCACTGGCCTACCACGATGATGGTGGCGAAGGCGGTGGGCAAGTTCGCCGACCCGGATCTGGTGGCCGAACTCATGCCGGCCGTGCTTTCTGGTCATCGCCGGCTCTGCCTGGGCTACACCGAACCCGACGGCGGCTCCGACGTCGCGACGTGCAAGACGCGGGCGGTCCGCGACGGCGACGGGTCAACGTGGGTCATCAACGGCTCCAAGATGTTCACGTCGAACGCCCACAACGCACAGTACGTCTTCCTGATCACCAACACCGACCCGCAGGCGCCCAAGCACAAGAGCCTGACGATGTTCCTGGTTCCGTTGAATTCGCCCGGAATAGAGATCCAGGGGATCCGCACCGTCGACGGAGACCGCACGAACATCACCTATTACAGCGACGTCCGCGTCGACGACAAGTACCGCGTGGGCGCGGTCAACGGCGGCTGGACGGTGTTGCGGGATGCACTCAACGCCGAGCACGGCACCATCGAGCGCGACAACGAGGGATTGCAGAAGCTGGCGACGATGACCGAGCACATCCTGCTCACGGCCGAGGCCGTCGATCGGGTCGCTGCCGTGGCACGGGTGGACGACGACGCGGTGGCCTACCGGCTGGGGCGCGCGGCGTCCCGGCTGGAGGTGGCGTTGAGCGCGCCGGCGATGTCCGGTCGGGTGTCGATCGCGCAGACGATGCGCGACATCGCACCGGAATTGATGGACATTCTCGGCACGGCGGCCAGCCTGCCCGTCGGCACCACGGGCGCAATGGACGACGGCGGAGCCGAGTACATCTTCCGATTGGCTTCGCCCACCGGCATTTACGGCGGAACCCTGGAGATCTTCCGCAATATGATCGCCCAGCAGATCCTCGGTCTCGGCCGCCCCGCGTACGCGCCGCCGGTCAAGGCGCGGTAG
- a CDS encoding CaiB/BaiF CoA-transferase family protein produces the protein MAGPLKGIRVVELGVWVAGPAAGGILADWGADVVKIEPPTGDPGRMFGRMLGLDDDINPPFEMDNRSKRSIVLDLTTDGGLATARQLLAGADVFVTNVRPDALGRLDLDYPAVAALNPRLVYGLITGYGETGPEANRPAYDVAAFWARSGVADLLTRPGDSPPFQRGGMGDHMTGMTLAAAINAALVARARTGEGQLVTTSLYRQGAYTVSFDLNTFLLTGRPIAIGQRETMFNPCMNNYLTADGRRLWIVGLEADRHWPSLCRAVGRPEWLSDNRFATARDRAINSRDLIATLDEIFATKTLAEWAEAFDNEPDLFWSPVNSMEDVLGDEQFHAAGGLVDVPDGGPMIATPADFHGTPWAPRSAAPKLGEHTDEVLAELYNNAQ, from the coding sequence ATGGCCGGACCGCTGAAAGGCATCAGAGTTGTCGAGCTCGGCGTCTGGGTCGCCGGACCGGCCGCCGGGGGAATCCTGGCGGACTGGGGCGCCGACGTCGTCAAGATCGAGCCGCCGACCGGCGACCCCGGCCGCATGTTCGGCAGGATGCTGGGCCTCGACGACGACATCAACCCGCCGTTCGAAATGGACAATCGGTCCAAGCGCAGCATCGTGCTCGACCTGACCACCGACGGCGGCCTCGCGACGGCACGCCAATTGCTGGCGGGCGCAGATGTTTTCGTCACCAATGTCCGTCCCGATGCCCTCGGCCGGCTCGACTTGGACTATCCGGCGGTCGCCGCACTAAATCCCCGTCTGGTGTACGGGCTGATCACGGGATACGGCGAAACCGGACCCGAAGCCAACCGCCCGGCCTACGACGTTGCCGCGTTCTGGGCCCGCTCCGGGGTGGCCGACCTGCTCACGCGCCCCGGCGACAGCCCGCCGTTTCAGCGCGGTGGCATGGGCGACCACATGACCGGGATGACGCTAGCCGCGGCGATCAACGCGGCGCTGGTCGCGCGCGCCCGAACCGGTGAGGGACAGCTCGTCACCACATCGCTGTATCGCCAGGGTGCTTACACCGTGAGCTTCGATCTGAATACCTTCCTGCTGACCGGCAGGCCCATCGCGATCGGTCAGCGCGAGACGATGTTCAACCCGTGCATGAACAACTACCTGACCGCCGACGGGCGGCGACTCTGGATCGTCGGGCTGGAGGCCGACCGGCACTGGCCGTCGCTGTGCCGGGCGGTGGGGCGCCCGGAGTGGTTGAGCGACAACCGGTTCGCCACCGCCAGGGACCGAGCGATCAATTCCCGGGACCTCATCGCGACACTGGACGAGATCTTCGCGACGAAGACGCTGGCCGAATGGGCCGAGGCATTCGACAACGAGCCCGACCTGTTCTGGTCCCCGGTCAATTCGATGGAGGACGTGCTCGGTGACGAGCAGTTCCACGCCGCGGGCGGCCTGGTGGACGTCCCCGACGGCGGACCGATGATCGCCACACCGGCCGATTTCCACGGCACCCCGTGGGCACCGCGGTCGGCCGCCCCGAAGCTCGGTGAGCACACCGACGAGGTCCTCGCGGAGCTTTACAACAACGCCCAGTAA
- a CDS encoding adenylate/guanylate cyclase domain-containing protein encodes MCGSCGTELPPNSRFCNQCGSSVTQVSRSAEYKQVTVLFADVVHSMDIAAAVGAERLREIMSELLDRSTAVVNRYGGTLSQFTGDGIMAVFGAPIMLEDHAVRACLAALGLQQETKRLAAEVLNRDGVDLWLRVGLNSGQVIAGDVGSSSPSYTTIGEQVGLAQRMESVAPPGGVMLSAPTARLVDDFTALDEPELVHIKGTDKPVVGRRLLGMVDQRLRPGRAQSSLVGRGRELSAVASLLNRAVDGHGAVVGVVGPPGIGKSRVVRELAAIGAARGVQVFSAYCESHASDVPFQVVARLLRAAFGVTGLDATAARARVRSRLMDVNPEDALLVDDLLGIADPDVARPTIDPDARRRRLTALVNATSLTRRTPALYVIEDAHWIDEVSESMLAEFVAVIAQTPSLVLITYRPEYRGALARVADAQTIPLVPLNDSETTALVSGLLGPNSSVPAAVTVISEKAAGNPFFAEEIVRDLAERGVLRGDRGAYEVTADAAQVSVPATLQATIGARIDRLDSAAKRTLGAAAVIGTNFSRDLLETLGIDPAVHDLLSGEFIDQIGPTGQHEFVFHHPLIRTVAYGSQLKSDRAELHRRVAAAIESRDPAAAEDNAALIAEHLEAAGGVHAAYSWHMRAATWATNRDIGAAQLSWERARKIADALPVGDPNRAAMRIAPRTMLCGIAFRVHANVTGDRFEELRRLCVTSGDKRSLAIAMAGLIIDHAFHGRMRDASRLASDAMALIESIGDPTLTVALSFAAIYVAFQSGDWDNVLRWSRRVIDLADGDPLAGNFIVGSPLARAFATRAMARYHLGRPGWNDDIEQAVALARNADPASYATVVTYVYFVGIPHGVLRPDDRAMHDISDSLHVAERSGDDLALSNAQMALGYALVHCPTAVERDRGQKLLAELSEAFPHRGRHLGDLPLVGVYWARERARSGDLDEAIPLIRAAIDQLVGEGQLLTWGMPATGVLVETLLDRGSDGDVAEAAAAIERLDAAPAGAGLVMHEIWLLRLRALLARARGDATAYADLRNRYRIEAKKLGFKGHIGWAEAMPPG; translated from the coding sequence TTGTGCGGGTCGTGCGGCACCGAGCTTCCACCGAACTCCAGGTTCTGTAACCAGTGCGGATCGTCGGTCACGCAAGTTAGCCGATCGGCGGAGTACAAGCAGGTGACAGTGCTGTTCGCCGATGTGGTCCATTCGATGGACATCGCAGCGGCTGTCGGTGCGGAGCGCCTGCGCGAGATCATGTCGGAACTGCTGGACCGTTCTACAGCGGTGGTGAATCGCTACGGCGGAACGCTGAGTCAGTTCACAGGTGACGGCATCATGGCGGTGTTTGGTGCACCAATCATGTTGGAAGACCACGCTGTTCGAGCATGCCTGGCGGCCTTGGGTCTGCAGCAGGAAACAAAGCGGCTCGCGGCTGAGGTCCTCAATCGCGACGGCGTGGACCTGTGGCTGCGGGTGGGCCTGAACTCTGGCCAGGTGATCGCCGGTGACGTCGGTTCCAGCAGTCCGAGTTACACCACCATTGGCGAGCAGGTCGGCTTGGCACAGCGAATGGAGTCGGTGGCGCCGCCGGGCGGGGTGATGCTCAGCGCTCCGACAGCTCGACTCGTTGATGACTTCACGGCGCTGGACGAGCCCGAGCTGGTTCATATCAAGGGGACCGATAAACCGGTGGTGGGCCGCCGTCTGCTGGGCATGGTAGATCAGCGGCTCAGACCTGGGCGTGCCCAATCGAGTCTTGTCGGTCGTGGACGGGAGCTCTCCGCCGTCGCGAGTCTGTTGAACCGTGCGGTCGATGGCCATGGCGCGGTGGTGGGCGTGGTGGGGCCACCCGGCATCGGCAAGAGCCGTGTGGTGCGCGAGCTGGCCGCCATCGGTGCCGCGCGCGGGGTGCAAGTGTTCAGCGCCTATTGCGAATCGCACGCCAGCGACGTTCCCTTCCAAGTCGTGGCCCGGCTACTGCGGGCGGCCTTCGGGGTGACCGGCCTGGATGCCACGGCTGCACGAGCGCGAGTGCGTTCACGGTTGATGGATGTAAACCCCGAGGATGCGTTGCTTGTCGATGACTTGTTAGGTATCGCCGATCCCGACGTTGCTCGGCCGACAATCGACCCGGATGCGCGGCGGCGCCGATTGACTGCGCTGGTCAATGCCACCTCGTTGACCCGCCGCACCCCTGCGCTCTATGTCATCGAAGACGCGCACTGGATTGACGAGGTCAGCGAGTCGATGCTGGCTGAGTTTGTGGCGGTGATCGCGCAGACACCATCGCTGGTGTTGATCACCTACCGGCCCGAATACCGGGGTGCGTTGGCCCGGGTGGCCGATGCCCAGACCATACCGCTTGTGCCACTGAATGATTCGGAGACTACAGCGCTGGTTTCGGGGCTGCTTGGACCGAACTCCTCGGTCCCGGCAGCGGTCACTGTGATCTCCGAGAAGGCCGCCGGAAACCCATTCTTTGCCGAGGAGATAGTGCGCGACCTGGCCGAGCGCGGTGTGCTGCGGGGCGACCGCGGCGCCTACGAGGTGACCGCCGATGCTGCCCAGGTCAGTGTGCCGGCGACCTTGCAGGCGACCATCGGCGCCCGCATCGACCGGCTTGACTCGGCGGCCAAGCGCACGCTGGGTGCAGCCGCCGTCATCGGCACGAATTTCAGCCGGGACCTCCTTGAAACGCTGGGCATCGATCCTGCCGTTCATGACCTGCTGAGTGGCGAGTTCATCGATCAGATCGGGCCTACCGGACAACACGAGTTTGTGTTCCACCACCCGCTGATTCGCACGGTCGCCTATGGATCACAGCTCAAATCGGATCGCGCCGAACTGCACCGGCGGGTCGCGGCCGCAATCGAGTCACGCGACCCGGCAGCGGCGGAAGACAATGCAGCGTTGATCGCCGAACACCTGGAGGCTGCCGGCGGTGTTCACGCCGCTTACAGCTGGCACATGCGGGCCGCGACATGGGCGACCAACCGCGACATCGGTGCTGCGCAGTTGAGTTGGGAGCGCGCCAGGAAGATCGCCGACGCTTTGCCCGTTGGTGACCCCAACCGGGCGGCCATGCGGATCGCCCCGCGTACCATGTTGTGCGGCATCGCCTTTCGCGTCCACGCCAATGTTACTGGGGACAGGTTCGAGGAACTGCGACGGTTATGCGTCACCTCCGGAGACAAGCGGTCGCTGGCGATCGCCATGGCCGGGCTGATAATCGATCACGCGTTCCACGGTCGGATGCGTGATGCATCGCGTCTTGCATCGGATGCCATGGCCCTCATCGAGTCGATCGGCGATCCAACGTTGACGGTGGCGTTGTCTTTCGCGGCGATCTACGTAGCGTTTCAAAGCGGCGACTGGGATAACGTTCTGCGGTGGTCACGGCGAGTGATCGACCTCGCCGACGGTGACCCGTTGGCAGGTAACTTCATCGTCGGGTCTCCGTTGGCGCGTGCCTTCGCGACCCGTGCGATGGCTCGCTACCACCTCGGTCGTCCCGGATGGAACGACGACATCGAGCAGGCCGTGGCCCTGGCCCGAAACGCGGACCCCGCTTCGTACGCCACGGTCGTCACGTACGTCTACTTCGTAGGGATACCGCACGGCGTGCTCCGGCCCGACGATCGCGCGATGCACGATATTTCGGACTCCCTACATGTTGCCGAACGATCCGGTGATGACCTCGCGTTGTCGAATGCCCAGATGGCGTTGGGATATGCGTTGGTGCACTGCCCAACGGCTGTGGAGCGTGATCGCGGACAGAAGCTGCTGGCCGAGCTGAGCGAAGCCTTTCCGCACCGGGGACGGCACTTGGGTGACCTGCCGCTCGTCGGCGTTTACTGGGCGCGCGAGCGCGCCCGGAGTGGAGATCTCGACGAGGCCATACCGCTGATACGCGCCGCCATCGACCAACTGGTCGGCGAGGGTCAGCTGCTGACATGGGGCATGCCCGCCACGGGTGTTCTGGTGGAGACGCTGCTGGATCGCGGGTCGGACGGCGACGTGGCGGAAGCCGCCGCAGCGATCGAGCGGTTGGACGCCGCGCCAGCCGGTGCGGGTCTGGTGATGCACGAGATCTGGCTACTGCGGCTGCGCGCGTTGCTGGCTCGGGCTCGCGGCGATGCAACCGCCTACGCAGACTTGCGAAACCGGTACCGTATCGAAGCGAAAAAGCTTGGCTTCAAAGGACATATCGGATGGGCTGAGGCGATGCCGCCCGGCTAA
- a CDS encoding phosphotransferase family protein — MTSLDGLDLAALDQHLRSAGIPRSGELQAEFISGGRSNLTFLIFDDASKWVLRRPPLHGLTPSAHDMAREYRVVAALAGSPVPVAPAVTMRDDDSVGGAPFQMVEFVAGNVVRTRAELDALGDATVVSDCVDSLIRVLVDLHEVDPDAVGLSDFGKPAGYLERQVRRWGSQWQHVRLPEDPRDGDVERLHTKLADAVPAESRSSIVHGDYRIDNTIIDPDDPTIVRAVLDWEMSTLGDPLADVAVMCVQRDPMLDLITQEQKSWTAPQMPSADDMAQRYAAASGNPLAHWNFHMALGYFKLAIIVAGIDFRRRMSADAADSDDRAGEAVAVLISRGLETFG, encoded by the coding sequence GTGACTTCTCTGGACGGGCTCGACCTCGCAGCACTGGATCAGCATCTGCGATCGGCAGGCATCCCGCGCAGCGGCGAGCTGCAGGCGGAATTCATCTCCGGCGGTCGGTCCAACCTGACCTTCCTCATCTTCGACGACGCTTCCAAGTGGGTACTGCGTCGCCCGCCGCTGCATGGACTCACCCCGTCGGCACACGACATGGCTCGCGAATATCGGGTGGTGGCCGCGCTGGCCGGCAGCCCGGTACCGGTCGCGCCCGCCGTCACCATGCGTGACGACGACTCTGTCGGCGGTGCGCCGTTCCAGATGGTGGAATTCGTGGCGGGGAACGTGGTTCGCACGCGTGCCGAACTGGACGCGCTCGGCGATGCCACTGTCGTCAGCGACTGCGTCGACAGCCTCATCCGCGTGCTCGTCGACCTCCATGAGGTCGACCCCGACGCCGTCGGCCTGAGCGACTTCGGCAAGCCCGCCGGATATTTGGAGCGGCAGGTGCGGCGCTGGGGTTCACAGTGGCAACACGTGCGGCTGCCCGAGGACCCGCGCGACGGCGATGTCGAGCGGTTGCACACCAAGCTGGCCGACGCGGTGCCCGCGGAGAGTCGTAGCTCGATCGTGCACGGCGACTACCGGATCGACAATACGATCATCGATCCAGACGATCCGACAATCGTTCGGGCCGTGCTGGATTGGGAAATGTCCACCCTCGGTGACCCACTGGCCGACGTTGCGGTGATGTGCGTGCAACGGGACCCGATGCTGGACCTGATCACCCAAGAGCAGAAGTCTTGGACGGCGCCGCAGATGCCATCGGCGGATGACATGGCGCAGCGCTACGCGGCGGCCTCCGGAAACCCGTTGGCACATTGGAACTTCCACATGGCTCTCGGCTATTTCAAGCTGGCGATCATCGTGGCCGGCATCGACTTCCGGCGGCGAATGTCCGCCGATGCCGCCGACAGCGACGACCGCGCCGGAGAGGCCGTGGCCGTGCTGATCAGCCGCGGCCTGGAGACGTTCGGCTAA
- a CDS encoding histidine phosphatase family protein — translation MQLLLVRHALPHRTEAGEGADPELSESGWEQARRLPDALARFPLARLISSPQRRALQTAEPVAKATGLSVDIDDRLAEYDRGLSHYVPIEQVRKERPEEWARMADGRLPSSVDEAEFRGRVGAALSDIVAAADHDETVAVFSHGGVINVILHELLGTKRLLSFPIDYVSITRLLYARSGFGTVAAVNTTEHVWDLLPRNQRY, via the coding sequence ATGCAACTGCTGCTTGTCAGGCATGCCCTGCCACATCGGACCGAGGCGGGCGAAGGCGCCGATCCCGAACTGTCCGAGTCGGGCTGGGAGCAAGCCAGGCGGCTGCCCGACGCGCTGGCTCGGTTCCCGCTTGCCCGGTTGATCAGCAGCCCGCAGCGTCGCGCGCTCCAGACCGCGGAGCCAGTCGCCAAGGCCACCGGCCTCAGCGTCGACATCGACGACCGACTGGCCGAATACGACCGCGGCCTGTCCCACTACGTGCCGATCGAGCAGGTGCGAAAGGAGCGGCCCGAGGAGTGGGCGCGGATGGCGGACGGCCGGCTGCCCAGCAGTGTCGACGAGGCAGAATTCCGCGGACGGGTCGGTGCCGCGCTGAGCGATATCGTCGCGGCCGCCGACCACGACGAGACCGTGGCCGTTTTCAGCCACGGCGGGGTGATCAACGTGATCCTGCACGAATTGTTGGGAACCAAACGCTTGCTGTCGTTCCCTATCGACTACGTGTCGATCACCCGCCTGCTGTACGCCCGCAGCGGGTTCGGCACGGTGGCGGCGGTCAACACCACCGAACATGTTTGGGATCTCTTGCCGCGCAACCAACGCTATTAG